In Silene latifolia isolate original U9 population chromosome X, ASM4854445v1, whole genome shotgun sequence, the following proteins share a genomic window:
- the LOC141617589 gene encoding uncharacterized protein LOC141617589, with translation MLKYRGFDDIPREYLLDRWSKYATCRPIFNVVGTTLLADCMSIENHQSKISELWSEVFTSVSLDEDNEELGDKLLELLRGFNEKLMISVKRGKSKNKKAEIEMLICSKIPSEASVLPPEKCKNKGSGRRITSNKEKAVQENAKPLRKCRACGEMTHHAAVVYLHSRKSVSPQAMYQETHRCVFTQPVMCIHATTAIWVNRNLITE, from the exons ATGTTAAAATATAGAGGGTTTGATGATATACCTAGGGAGTATCTATTAGACAGATGGAGCAAATATGCAACCTGTCGTCCTATTTTTAATGTTGTTGGGACAACCCTCCTAGCTGATTGTATGTCAATAGAAAACCACCAAAGCAAGATAAGTGAATTGTGGTCGGAAGTATTTACTTCAGTTTCgcttgatgaagataatgaggaaCTTGGTGATAAGCTGCTTGAACTTCTTCGCGGTTTCAACGAGAAATTGATGATTTCAGTTAAGCGTGGGAAGTCAAAAAACAAGAAAGCTGAAATTGAGATGCTTATTTGCTCAAAAATACCGTCTGAAGCTAGTGTTCTACCACCAGAAAAGTGTAAGAATAAGGGATCGggaagacggattacttcaaacAAGGAAAAGGCAGTACAAGAAAATGCCAAGCCTTTGAGGAAATGTCGTGCTTGCGGTgaaatgactcatcat GCAGCTGTGGTGTATCTGCACAGCCGAAAATCTGTATCCCCACAGGCAATGTACCAAGAAACTCATAGATGTGTGTTTACACAGCCAGTAATGTGTATCCACGCAACAACCGCAATATGGGTTAATAGGAATTTAATAACTGAATAG
- the LOC141617591 gene encoding uncharacterized protein LOC141617591, translated as MSSLLGIFGSLTVCDRQKAIDPLLTCTTKGKFSVGKAYNLLRPKFPTQACYRAVQDPFLQSRHKFTLMLALQRKLATVDQLCRRGISIANRCCLCKKNAESSRHLFFNCPYSQTVLSSLLSWMGLNLRDLQLRSLILWCHRSKPKQHWRNKWFKCGIAAATYYIWMERNYRLFEGKERQAPCLIKDIKLCVHVLLLHKSSPTEHTAILEALNV; from the coding sequence ATGTCCTCACTGCTAGGGATTTTTGGGTCACTCACCGTTTGCGATCGTCAGAAAGCAATTGATCCGTTGCTCACTTGCACTACCAAAGGTAAATTCTCTGTTGGGAAAGCCTACAATCTCCTAAGGCCTAAATTCCCTACTCAAGCTTGTTACAGAGCAGTTCAGGACCCTTTCCTTCAGTCCAGACATAAGTTTACTCTTATGTTAGCTCTCCAAAGGAAGCTTGCTACTGTGGATCAGCTTTGCAGGAGAGGGATTAGCATTGCCAATAGATGCTGCCTGTGTAAGAAGAATGCTGAATCCAGCAGACATTTGTTCTTTAATTGTCCTTATTCCCAGACTGTCCTTTCTTCACTTCTCTCCTGGATGGGACTCAATCTTAGGGATTTGCAGCTTAGAAGCCTTATTCTCTGGTGCCACCGCAGTAAACCTAAGCAACACTGGAGGAACAAGTGGTTCAAGTGTGGTATTGCTGCAGCAACTTATTACATCTGGATGGAAAGGAATTATCGTCTTTTTGAAGGCAAGGAGAGGCAAGCCCCCTGCCTCATCAAGGATATTAAGCTTTGTGTTCATGTTCTCCTTTTGCACAAATCATCTCCTACTGAACATACTGCAATTCTAGAGGCCTTGAATGTCTAG
- the LOC141617588 gene encoding protein FAR1-RELATED SEQUENCE 5-like yields the protein MIFSNLEDRIDFYNKYAKVCGFIPMLDSTKLVNGIITHKRCVCNKEGKSRNKGTKRKRTVTRTACEAKVSFKIIDTGEYQIYDFVEVHTHAMVTPATMVHMKPSRNLNLFHKKMIMDNSRINHGPVDSFRMFKEYVKGYRNIGASLEDFKNFSRDVKKYIKEYDAEMLLETFMQKKAMSPSFYFDFEVDDEKRQSKVFWANPISIKNYALFGEAVSFDATYNFNEYKMVFCPFTGVDNHKRCVTFAGGLLRKEDGESFTWLFENFVKAMGDFYPTTILTDQCKGINQAVKDVFGDKTQHRLCMWNIMKKLPDKVGPTICQNTNFLKDINSIVWDGEIDTQEFELRWKSILSSYELSDHEWLKSMFDIRSSWIPAYFRDIYLGGIMRTTSRSESENSFFGNFTNPHLTLVVFWMPFQSAMDVQRWKYAKVTADDKNSSPKLSTPLLLEKKTSEFYTNTVFFINFKKNSKMRVLLVVFQLGQLKTTMSIFQ from the coding sequence ATGATATTTTCAAATTTGGAAGATAGAATAGATTTTTACAACAAATATGCAAAAGTTTGTGGGTTTATTCCAATGTTAGATTCAACAAAATTGGTTAATGGGATTATTACACACAAgcgttgtgtgtgtaataaagaAGGCAAAAGTAGGAACAAGGGGACTAAAAGAAAGAGAACTGTTACGAGAACAGCATGTGAAGCTAAGGTTAGTTTTAAGATAATTGATACCGGTGAATACCAAATTTATGATTTTGTTGAGGTACACACACACGCAATGGTTACACCAGCTACAATGGTTCATATGAAACCATCTAGGAATTTGAACCTCTTTCACAAGAAAATGATCATGGATAATTCAAGGATAAATCATGGTCCGGTGGATTCCTTTAGAATGTTTAAAGAATATGTAAAAGGGTACAGAAATATTGGGGCTTCTTTAGaagatttcaaaaacttttcaagggatgttaagaaatatatcaaggaatatGATGCTGAGATGTTATTGGAGACTTTCATGCAAAAGAAGGCTATGTCTCCATCATTTTATTTCGACTTTGAGgtggatgatgaaaaaagacaaaGTAAGGTTTTTTGGGCAAATCCAATCTCAATTAAAAACTATGCCCTTTTTGGTGAAGCCGTCTCTTTTGATGCTACTTATAACTTCAATGAATATAAAATGGTGTTTTGTCCGTTCACTGGTGTGGACAACCATAAAAGATGCGTCACTTTTGCGGGTGGTTTGTTAAGAAAGGAAGATGGAGAATCATTTACCTGGTTGTTTGAGAATTTTGTGAAGGCTATGGGTGATTTCTATCCTACTACAATTTTAACTGACCAATGCAAAGGCATCAATCAAGCTGTAAAAGATGTGTTTGGTGACAAAACACAACACCGATTATGCATGTGGAATATAATGAAAAAGTTGCCAGACAAAGTCGGGCCAACAATTTGCCAAAACACAAACTTTTTGAAGGACATAAATTCTATTGTTTGGGATGGAGAGATTGATACACAAGAATTCGAATTGAGATGGAAATCGATCCTTTCTTCGTATGAGCTTTCTGATCATGAGTGGCTGAAGTCAATGTTTGACATTCGTTCAAGTTGGATTCCTGCCTACTTTAGAGACATATATCTTGGTGGGATTATGCGCACAACATCAAGGTCAGAATCTGAAAATAGCTTCTTTGGAAATTTCACAAACCCGCACCTCACTCTTGTTGTGTTTTGGATGCCTTTCCAATCGGCTATGGATGTGCAGCGTTGGAAATATGCTAAGGTGACTGCTGATGATAAGAACTCTTCTCCAAAATTATCAACACCTCTCCTTCTAGAAAAGAAAACTTCTGAATTTTACACCAACACTGTTTTTTTTATCAATTTCAAGAAGAACTCCAAAATGCGTGTTTTACTTGTGGTCTTTCAACTAGGACAACTGAAGACAACAATGAGCATATTTCAATAA